One Alkalidesulfovibrio alkalitolerans DSM 16529 genomic region harbors:
- the hmcB gene encoding sulfate respiration complex iron-sulfur protein HmcB, which translates to MERRTFLKLLGGTGLGAAVPSTAKAASGKEFTGYPDASGVLFDATKCIGCRKCEAACNVVNEMPEPERPFDDLKVLDERRRTDFSTYTVVNKYSPVSGRPPVFVKNQCNHCQEPACASACFVKAFTKTPTGAVIYNEKVCVGCRYCMIACPFSVPTYEYHSALNPRVRKCTMCHPRLLEGKLPGCVEACPKEALIFGKRSELIKIARRRIENEPGKYVDHIYGEHEMGGTNWLYLSGAPFEKIGLREDLGTTSAPEYTAGALAAVPVVVGLWPVLLTGVYVVSKRKDRVAREEREEAVREAVAKAEARAEQRVADELKKAETAHKRQLDAEIRKALEKAAQQEKQE; encoded by the coding sequence ATGGAAAGACGTACTTTCCTCAAATTACTCGGTGGAACGGGACTGGGCGCTGCGGTGCCCAGCACCGCCAAGGCCGCGAGCGGCAAGGAATTCACGGGCTACCCCGATGCCTCGGGCGTTCTTTTCGACGCCACGAAGTGCATTGGCTGCCGCAAGTGCGAGGCCGCCTGCAACGTTGTCAACGAAATGCCCGAACCCGAGCGTCCGTTCGACGATCTCAAGGTTCTGGATGAAAGACGGCGCACGGACTTCTCGACCTACACGGTGGTCAACAAGTACTCCCCTGTTTCGGGGCGTCCGCCCGTGTTCGTCAAGAACCAGTGCAACCACTGCCAGGAACCGGCCTGTGCTTCGGCCTGTTTTGTCAAGGCGTTCACCAAGACACCCACAGGCGCGGTGATCTACAATGAAAAGGTCTGCGTCGGCTGTCGGTACTGCATGATCGCGTGTCCCTTCAGCGTTCCGACGTATGAATATCATTCGGCGCTCAACCCCCGGGTTCGCAAGTGCACGATGTGTCATCCGCGTCTGCTGGAAGGAAAGCTGCCCGGATGCGTCGAAGCCTGCCCCAAGGAGGCCCTCATCTTCGGCAAGCGGTCCGAACTCATCAAGATCGCCAGACGGCGCATCGAGAACGAGCCCGGAAAGTACGTCGATCACATCTACGGCGAACACGAGATGGGCGGTACGAACTGGCTATATTTGTCCGGCGCGCCATTTGAGAAAATCGGGCTGCGCGAGGACCTTGGGACGACCTCCGCCCCTGAATACACCGCCGGGGCGCTGGCTGCAGTTCCCGTGGTCGTTGGCCTTTGGCCGGTGCTCCTGACCGGCGTTTACGTCGTCTCCAAGCGTAAGGACCGCGTGGCCAGGGAAGAGCGGGAAGAGGCGGTGCGCGAAGCCGTAGCCAAGGCCGAAGCGCGCGCCGAACAGCGCGTGGCCGACGAACTGAAGAAGGCCGAAACCGCGCACAAGCGTCAACTCGACGCCGAAATCCGCAAGGCTCTCGAAAAAGCCGCGCAGCAAGAGAAACAGGAGTAG
- the hmcA gene encoding sulfate respiration complex hexadecaheme cytochrome HmcA — translation MKKKTVALLCSLFAAAFFLAGFIGSEAVGSAGEGGQVDKGRADVIAIDALTRFGPLEESVVMFMHDKHTEALAKRPEWSEKGCLTCHPADEKGKMTLDFMKPLGDSKVEAKNIYHDGCINCHVDLVKAGEKSGPTAEACRNCHRLDHGLEIESLPVTVDRSLHYRHTKIYADDKQKCGVCHHQWDETAGKVVPAVEEKDVPGACVYCHKAEPTVIEGPKPVTVRSLRKASHGECVACHLERTTEPNSTIKAPFDCAGCHSASAQEQIAERNKKAAIEAREDALRIKRGQPDAALVRGSVEFSPEVKVLPMGVVPFNHKAHEDKVSTCVACHHASLDSCSSACHTVVGDAKGGFIGLEQAMHDRNATQSCVGCHTQLQQDQSCIGCHGLMPGKPAVTEATCAPCHLKIDTAMLAGVKSQEDSQALAQMLIRARPAPHVLKAEDVPDIVTIDALVDKYEASKLPHRRIVFAMLDRIKDDDLAKTFHAAEFAVCASCHHNSPPSKNPPKCASCHPAKTGGDATGRPGLMAAYHGQCMGCHTMMGIEGKVYSQSPDAKPVPAATDCTGCHKERTGVSVEKK, via the coding sequence ATGAAGAAGAAAACCGTTGCGCTCTTGTGCTCCTTGTTCGCAGCCGCGTTCTTCCTGGCCGGATTCATCGGCTCGGAAGCGGTCGGCAGCGCGGGAGAGGGCGGCCAGGTGGACAAGGGACGGGCGGATGTCATCGCCATCGACGCGCTGACCCGTTTCGGTCCTCTTGAGGAATCCGTGGTCATGTTCATGCACGACAAACACACCGAAGCCCTCGCCAAGCGCCCGGAGTGGAGCGAGAAGGGCTGTTTGACGTGCCATCCGGCCGACGAGAAGGGCAAGATGACCTTGGATTTTATGAAGCCACTGGGCGATTCCAAGGTTGAGGCGAAGAACATTTATCACGATGGTTGCATCAACTGTCACGTCGATCTGGTCAAGGCCGGCGAGAAGAGCGGGCCCACGGCCGAAGCTTGTCGCAACTGTCACCGTCTGGACCATGGTCTGGAGATCGAGTCCCTTCCCGTGACCGTCGATCGCAGCTTGCACTATCGTCACACCAAGATCTACGCCGATGACAAACAGAAGTGCGGCGTGTGCCACCATCAGTGGGACGAAACGGCCGGTAAGGTTGTGCCCGCAGTCGAGGAGAAGGACGTTCCCGGCGCGTGCGTTTACTGCCACAAGGCCGAACCGACCGTGATCGAAGGGCCCAAGCCCGTCACGGTCCGTAGTCTGCGTAAGGCATCGCACGGCGAGTGCGTGGCCTGCCACCTGGAGCGTACAACCGAACCCAACAGCACTATCAAGGCTCCCTTCGATTGTGCCGGTTGCCACTCCGCATCCGCGCAGGAGCAGATCGCCGAGCGCAACAAGAAAGCTGCCATCGAAGCGAGGGAAGACGCCCTCAGGATCAAGCGTGGCCAGCCTGACGCCGCTTTGGTCAGGGGCAGCGTGGAATTTTCGCCCGAAGTCAAGGTGCTGCCCATGGGCGTTGTACCTTTCAACCATAAGGCTCACGAGGACAAGGTCTCGACCTGTGTCGCCTGCCACCATGCCAGCCTCGACTCGTGCAGCAGCGCCTGCCACACAGTCGTCGGCGACGCCAAGGGCGGCTTCATCGGCCTTGAGCAGGCTATGCATGATAGGAACGCCACGCAAAGCTGCGTCGGCTGCCATACGCAACTGCAGCAGGATCAGAGCTGCATCGGCTGCCATGGGCTCATGCCCGGCAAGCCCGCCGTTACCGAGGCGACCTGCGCTCCCTGCCATCTCAAGATCGACACGGCCATGCTGGCCGGGGTGAAATCGCAAGAGGACAGCCAAGCCTTGGCCCAGATGCTCATCAGGGCCAGACCCGCTCCGCATGTGCTCAAGGCCGAGGACGTCCCGGACATCGTGACCATCGACGCCCTGGTCGACAAGTACGAGGCCTCGAAGCTGCCGCATCGCAGGATCGTTTTCGCCATGCTCGACCGCATCAAGGACGACGATCTGGCCAAGACGTTCCACGCTGCCGAATTCGCGGTCTGCGCGAGCTGCCATCACAACTCGCCCCCGTCGAAGAATCCTCCCAAATGCGCGAGCTGCCATCCGGCCAAGACGGGTGGCGACGCCACCGGGCGTCCGGGACTCATGGCGGCCTACCATGGCCAGTGCATGGGGTGCCACACCATGATGGGCATCGAGGGCAAGGTCTACAGCCAGTCGCCCGACGCCAAGCCGGTTCCGGCGGCGACGGATTGCACCGGCTGCCACAAGGAACGCACCGGCGTTTCGGTCGAGAAGAAGTAG